TCCGGATCAGGTTGTTGGTGGAACTATCATGCTCAAGTTCCGGCTGCTCCGAAGATTCCAACTCAGGAATAATACGTTGGGCCAACTTCTTACCGAGTTCGACCCCCCATTGATCGAACGAATCAATGTTCCAAATGATCCCTTGCGTGAAGACGCTGTGCTCGTATAACGCCACCAGCTTACCCAAAAGAGCCGGTGTCAGGCTTTCCGCCAGTAACACATTCGATGGCCGGTTGCCCTCGAACACGCGGTGCGGAACCAGCCAATCGGCAGTTCCTTCGGCTTTGACTTCTTCCGCCGTCTTACCAAACGCCAGGGCTTCGGCCTGGGCGAAGACGTTGGCCTGCAGCATGTCGTGATGACGTCCCAGCGGGTTCAGCGATTTACCGAAGGCGATAAAGTCGCACGGAATCAGCCGCGTTCCTTGGTGAATCAGCTGATAGAACGAATGCTGACCGTTGGTCCCCGGTTCGCCAAACAAGATTGGTCCAGTGGCGTAATCGACACGCTTGCCGTCGACGGTAATGTACTTACCGTTGCTTTCCATCGACAACTGCTGCAAGTAGGCGGGGAAGCGTTTGAGGTACTGATCGTAGGGCAGCACGGCAACCGTTTCGGCCCCGAAGAAATCGTTGTACCAGATCGATAATAGCCCCATCAAAACAGGCAGGTTCTGCTCGAACGGTGCCGTCCGAAAATGCTCGTCCATCTCGTGGAAACCAGCGAGCATTTCCAGAAAGCCTTCCGGTCCGATGGCCAGCATCGTGGAAAGACCAATCGACGAATCCATCGAGTAGCGACCGCCAACCCAGTCCCAGAAGCCAAACATATTAGCCGTGTCGATACCGAACTCGGTCACCTGTTCGGCATTGGTCGAGACGGCCACAAAGTGCTTAGCCACCGAACTGGTATCACCACCGAACGCCGCCAGCGACCACTCGCGAGCCGTGTTGGCATTGGTCATCGTTTCCAGCGTGGTGAAGGTCTTGGATGCGACAATAAACAGGGTTTCTTCCGGATCGAGATCGACCACGGCTTCCGCGAAGTCGGTTCCGTCGACATTCGAGACAAAGCGGAAGGTCAGATCGCGCTGTGCGTAATGCTTGAGGGCTTCGT
The window above is part of the Bremerella cremea genome. Proteins encoded here:
- the pgi gene encoding glucose-6-phosphate isomerase, whose protein sequence is MNAQTQSLSDRQAWKKLTAHYEAIRNLHMRQMFADDPQRGEQMSTEAVGLFLDYSKNRVTAETLKLLVELAEESGLRERIDAMFGGKKINLTEDRAVLHVALRAPRDAKIEVDGENVVPEVHAVLDRMTDFANRVRSGAWKGHTGKRIVNIVNIGIGGSDLGPVMAYEALKHYAQRDLTFRFVSNVDGTDFAEAVVDLDPEETLFIVASKTFTTLETMTNANTAREWSLAAFGGDTSSVAKHFVAVSTNAEQVTEFGIDTANMFGFWDWVGGRYSMDSSIGLSTMLAIGPEGFLEMLAGFHEMDEHFRTAPFEQNLPVLMGLLSIWYNDFFGAETVAVLPYDQYLKRFPAYLQQLSMESNGKYITVDGKRVDYATGPILFGEPGTNGQHSFYQLIHQGTRLIPCDFIAFGKSLNPLGRHHDMLQANVFAQAEALAFGKTAEEVKAEGTADWLVPHRVFEGNRPSNVLLAESLTPALLGKLVALYEHSVFTQGIIWNIDSFDQWGVELGKKLAQRIIPELESSEQPELEHDSSTNNLIRIYRKMKGMP